GATGATAAGGATCAAAAAACTACTATACTTCAAAGGTTGCAACAAAAGGCTGAAATGTTCAAACAGAAGGAATTGGCTAAATTATCTAAAGCTAAATCACCTGATTTGTGTGAAACAAATGGTCAGCCTGATATATTAGACATTATTGATAAAGAAGTACCTCCAGATTATTTAGtagaaaaatctaataaatcaaAATCTTCTGAAAAGAAGACTACTGGtgacatttttgatattttaaaaagtgaaGTACCCCCCGATTATGTTGATGtcacattaaacaataatactggagaagaaaataaattagttcCGTTGGATATTAATGCAATAAGTAAACTGCATTCAAAAACTGTTGAAAATGATTCAAATTCTAAATACCATTCAAATACTGacgaaaaattaaacaattttacttcAGATTCTTTGAAAGAAAATTCATTGaaatctattaatttaattgctAATTATGGTGAAGAAGATCTTGAAGAtttaggtaaacattttttagttctaaatatttataaatacaataatatctattttgataataggaaattaaatatgtattagtaTACATACTATCTATATTgcaacatattaataaaaattatttttatataatattacagatgaTCAAAAAAGTGAATCGAATGAGAAAACACTTTCATATGTCCAAGACCCATGtgctaatattaaaattggatTTGGTTATTCTGTCTCATCCAAACACAAAAACGGAGGTTCTATCAACTTTGTAAAAGGGGAAACAATAAATGTACACGATAATCataattccaataaaaataatgttttttcaaaacatgaaaaagaaactattaaaaactgtgatatgaaaaaatgtaatgcatttctaataattttaaactaatagcTATTAGTTgatctttaattattattataatcatttcaaTTTTACTTTTAGCTAAAATCCATATTGAAGATTTGTCACTTCTGATCTcatcaaaattacattttctatcAGATtgtgaaaataatgaaaaattgtctACGGTTCAAGTTATGACTATTAAAATTGATGtaagtttaatttgttttttaaaatattcataaagaataatattaaaataataattatatgtgaaTTATGCACTCGTGTTGAACTACTGATATACAGTTAaatcctttttaattttttcagtgAAATGTTAAactatacaattgtataattattaaatattagttacttaaaattgttttatgatacatcagttttacaaaataatattatctgttaaGTACTTAAATGTTTAATCAAAGTCTTATGTTTttctatatagtttttaatgatatgtgattttttttagacTTTAATGGAAGCGTGGAAAGATAATTGTTTGAATGACGAATATTTCTCAAAGTGGTTGGATGAAATGGCTATCGAGTTATGTACTTTAGAAGAGTCAGTTGCACCAGATGGATGGACATGTCAATGGGACAAGTATGTGTCATGTAATTTGTTAAGATTATGGACTAACAAAATACTTAACTACAAAAGAATCAAAACAtgtatttcttttaataatattcatttaggagggggtttatttttattgagaatttttaaacaaaacattagAAGTACTAGTGATTTTCAATAGtgcaattattttgtaataaagaCTAAAGCAGTGTTTTATCCTATTTGTCTGAAAACAAGTAGGTAAGTATGTGGATGCATCTAGATACCACATGATCAACTTCAATGCAGATTAAAACGAagaaaaatcaacaaaattgaCATGAAATgtgcaaattaattaattattactgtaataatattatatttttactactttatatttaatagtattcaaTTGTATGGTTTGCATATGAGCCGTGTTAAGCGCAGGTGGAATAATATGGCGGAATTAATGTCTACAACACAGGTTTGTCTCCAACAGGCTCTACGacaacattttttcattattaaaatggtTATTTGAGTCGAACATAagtatcattattaaataaagtttttatattctaaatcattaatattaatttacaaaaaaaatgttagtaatgttttaagcataattttttttttaaatttttaaatgtgttatcTAAACTGGTAATActgtttgttttataatgttttgttatggatattattttagaattaacaCGCGGTATTACTATCAGAATGATGTTGATGGCCGTACACAATGGCAATACCCAACCGAGGAATCTGAACGTACTCCTTCGCCACCCATGATATCTAATGCAAGCACTCCCCCTCCTCCAAATATTTCCGATCATAATTCTTGCCACCCTGAACCAGTGGACATGGATATCGATGAAGATAACCATAAAGAAGACACagaaattattgttgtatgGAAAACAATTGCATTTGGTGTTCTTTTTTCACAATACTTaagttttttcttcttttagcCACCAGTCCCTGGAGATGAACTGTCGTAtgaattaaattcattttatgCTGATCTTGCTCAGTTTGAATCGAAACCAGCTGGTCAAATTGAAACAATGATTGCAGTTCCATCTCCCGAAATAGTTGAAACTGCGCCAAAATTAAAAACCCCTATTGATACATTAAAAAACACtcaagaagaagaaaaagaaattaTCAAAccaaaaaagaagaaaaaggtatttatattttatatcatttaaagtGGTTGTAATGGATAAATTATTTCCTTACAGTCtttgttcttaatattttgacaTTGATCActgatgtattaatataaaaatttaaacttaagttTATTAAGAAGTAATAACAACCTCGATTGattgatgattttatttcaacaataaattacattttaaattatattttgcctGCACTGCaagtttactttttaattaatgGGGGGAGGGATTGTACAACACTCCTTTCCTCTTGGTATTTGGTTACTACATACATTTAGAGAATGTTGCACCCGCATGTGTCTCTCCAtcttataaatgtacaacattttgacttttgttaatattgttataattaatagtaggtaatagtaTCTATAACAGTTATGATTTTTATGTGTATGTTAACTGtacctaatgagtaatgactaattttaaaatctgtatAGCATCTAGTTTTTCTCGGCGAGGTCTAATATTTCTCTgctaagaaaaataaacaaatacatatagATCTAaagaaatattagtattttttttttttatatagaataaatattaattaataattaccttgttttcgtaatatttacaatctacatgctatttttaatattatcactacAACTTActatattgacataatatagcCGTCGCGCCACGGTCTTACACCACGTATGTTACACCACGTGTATGTTTAGTCTATgctatataggtatctacaatCTACCATTATACGACTCTGTAGTTAATTGTTCGAttatatttaagaggacgctataccaCGATGTAGGCTGTAGGCAATATTCTATATCTATCATGAGTTATTTGTGACTGTGTGCGAGTTCCCCGAACgctttatgtaattaaagataaactaCTGCTAAGATTCTTGGAAATCCGAACGTACATACGCGTAGTCAcacatcactataatatatattttgcaatcaaAAAAGTTTCAACACGAAAGTTTCAAAAATCGGAAGAAAAATTCCCCCCGTACCATAagcccgattttaattttgaaaacatttaaatttcttattcattattttaaaatttgatcaattaataaatcaatttacctaaatattaaaattaatgtatctaAACGTAAattaatgaacataaaatatgaacatgCTAATAATACGTGCTTATAACAGAGCTGGAAAACAACTGTGGCGTCctattaaaattagttaagcTCGGCTCTCCTctgattgtatttaatataatataaatgtagtatgtacctattattatttattactgtactcaaaaataaattacatttttattataataaacaaatttaatattagttaagtGTACCGCCTATAtggtgatattaaaaatattattttaattaataaaatttaatttaattttgacttttgttaatattgttataattaatagtaatagtatcTATAACAGTTATGATTTATATGTGTACGTATTAACTGtacctaatgagtaatgactaattttaaaatctgtTAAGCATCGAGTTTTCCTCGGCGAGGTCTAATATTTCTCTgctaagaaaaataaaacaaaataaacaaataaatatagatcTATTGACTATTATCCATTGATTGATGAAACCGTTAGGATTATAgtttaataagaattttatatattatactatattaaaggCATTgcgtattgaatattgattgattgtttactataatattttgtcctgacgttaacatatttttatttaataataaattataaatattatatctaatcgGGATATAGACATacatgtaggtactaatataatataatacaatatttatgtcgAGTAcccattaacaataatattcgaAAAGATCAAGGTATAATACGGAACCTCGGAAGTgcctatataaacatattataatgtatgattcataatattaatttagtctTTTTCTAAATTTCCACATTACAGAATAACGCTTCCTTGATTCTAATATTCTATAActcatacacaattattatcgaCTTTATATGACTAGTGGGTCATTAAACCACTTCTGCTTACCAATAtgagtttaatgtttatatacattttataaaacaattaacattttaaagaacttcaaataaataaataaataggtaactaaGACGACGTTTCAcctgcatttgttgtctccgtcttacacacgtacggcaAAGCAAAAACTGTTtggcgcgggaaagaaccgagaaggctacattcataactaagaaacaaaattttcaccacatataAAGAAGAACTCTGgctgtgcaatatcgtttttatttttttgatatcacttatacgaaaatagttcttattgtttcaaaatccattattatttgtgttttttaaactttaataactttttttgaaaaaataaaatcgatattGCACAGACAAAGTTctctttttatgtggtgaaaatttcgtttcttagttatgagttatgactgtagccttctcaGTTCTTTtccacgcaaaacagtttttgctatgccgtacgtgtgtaagacggagacaacaaatgcgggtgcaacatcctcttaaaataaaaataataaatatattttgataaatatacattcatactatgtataattttataatgtaacaGGGGGAGTTAcattaaattagaaataatgcCCCCAAACCCAAATGAGAAAATCTATGTAGGCCACTGTAGTGgacagtaaataatttttcgaaGATTTCTATTCAAATCAGTTTGATATACATAGACGACAGACGTGTGTATGAAAATGTCTTTATTAGTTGTATGTTTGTATGCTGTTAGTTATAGGATATATCTATCCTATTAGACACATGCGTGTTAAATAACATCTTGTTAAATTAACTAAACCTTTAATAAgctcatacattttatagtataaatgaatcaatggttaatattttatagaatattcaatattattaattattatattgatgaatGTGTATGGAATAATCCATACATTGGCTTATagaatttaatgaatataaataatattatgatgttgacATGATGTATAATATGGATTTTGTTTACAGGTAGGAAAATTGGATGTAGGTCTAGGattgaaacaaaaatatgtatcgtcACTGGTACAGAAGTGGCaacaaattcaaaatgaaaTCAAATGACGGCTGTTTCATCACTCACCCATTTTTTGTATTAGATTAATTTCTAAATCCTTAGTCttaccaattaaaatattaacaatatgtttgtaaattatgtaattacttttagaaatatattattatatacatatattttaaattagttaaattttaaatatctattgaaTCATTATAATGTGAGGATTACTATtgagaggatgtcagcgcacacatttttttacattaaaactaGTATCAAAGAAtcactttaattaaaaatgaatttgattGAGCACAAGCTTACTTTCATTTTAAGACAAAAACCTAATCTAAGGCTTAACATATTGGTAGTTCCTCAACAGAAAGATCTAAACTGCACTTAGAATCAAAGAGACTTACCTTATACTATTGGATGGAGAAAAATGTGTTTCTCCTAAGTGTGTGTGGAAAAACAGCTGTGACCAttatataaacaacaattttgtGTGCCCTGAAAAGGAATATTTCTACTTAAAAAATTGATATGTCAAgccctaaataatattgttgtctacaatatttttataataggagTTTTTGCTCTAAAatcattcttaaataatatttgaccgTTCTGAATGActgtatttttatcaatttttggtATGATTTCATAATCAGGCAACAATCAATACTATGCAGATATAGGACCTCTtctaaattactttaaaatataatttacatgcatttcaatttttatacaaatttgttaaattgtttaCATCAAACCACATGAATAATGATTGCACCTGACATCCTTTCAATGCAAATTAGTAAGAAATTATTGAACAACGTTTGATAAGCCGTTTAAATAGGCCACATAagaattactttataatatgtgttgttCAGTggtaatataaagtatataactCAAATTTGTATGCATACAATCAATCTCCATGctttggttttttaaatttttaaatttaaatgcagaCTTAttctaaattatgaaattaataactattggagaatttaataattttagttttatcctTGTATATcggttgttatatttttttaatttagcataaaataatttaataattatttggacAGACATGTTTTCATTGTGGCAATAATATGAACCATTGTATCACTGATTAAATGATACATtgaaaatttttcattaaattagttgttcaatttataaaatgattgaAAATGCTAGCAACGTAGAGGTTAGCTAATGTACATGTTGTAAGATGTACTTAATTGCAAGTTTTAATTGCTTATGTAACTTTGCAGGTATTAAAAATCAAgttcaaaatgtaaataatgttgttaaaataagttatgaattatatagtaaatattacattttgaataacgatattttgttattaaacaaATCGCCATTGATAACACTACAATACTGCATTAGTTTCTCGTCATCAATCAAGCAATAATCTTAAATGGGTTGGtgtcatagttttatttttacactttttgtttgttattaatattgtgtaatgcaattttattatttataaaattatacataattaagaTGATGAGTTTAAATTTtagagttattttattatacgttttggtcgtaattaaaaaatattcctatCCCCTACCATTGTGagttttttaacacaaaaaataaatgttcatgactaaaaaaaaaaaataggtctcactatttaaaaatttgttatgcCCCTTCGGCCACCAAAGTCTGAACACGCCTATGGGCTTGACTTGTGCCTTATGACATAGAATAAAAAGAGTAGGTTGGTATTGTCGgttaaaaatgacttaaaatatgattaaaacttTGTTCGAtccgtttatttaatattctatgtattatatcaaaacacCTCAATATACTTATGCAAGCACCACTTTAAAATGCGCATTTTGGAAGATGCTATCTTAGTGCACACTTACATAGTAGTATGAAGGTACCGTGAAAATTGCAAGCCTCTAGCTATATAGTCTTgaatagcatataatataagtaacaggtctaaaattatattcaatcataaccattagcaaccttacaataaacaaaaatatattattatttagtttattttttttttgttggacaGCTGGCGccattgttgtattttttccaTCCAGTTTCCTACTTTTTTGgttgattttcaaaaaatgttctttaatACAAACCTTGTTTTGACAATTACGAATACGACAAAAAAAATCAGTGAAATCGGTCGagcaaaaataacaatataggcaatatagcacatataaatatagaatGTAAAGACTACGCTGTCCTTGCCCCTTAGACTTTAGAGTATATAAAGGCTAAAAGACAACGTCTGTccatatatatagtacctacctataatataaagacAACGTTTATAATACTAGTAACTAGTGCAACGTTATCgagttaaaatcttagatatcattagatacaatttttcagggcttgaaaccgttttaaaaccgaaaccgtaatcaaaaacgaaaccgaaaaaaattatataccggTATTGAACTCAAAATCGAAAccgtaaaaaattggaaaccggtattaaattcaaaaccgaaatctgaaaaaattggaaatcgttatttttttttaattgacgtgtttttaaatacgtaaattccattaatactcataataaaattaagatcatgattaaaatattgataaccatttcattattcgcaaaagaaaattagaaaccggtatacaaacccgaaaccgaaaccgaaattatttcaatcggtttcaagccctgcaatttttttgaaattgtttaatttattccattcaaaaatattatttcattcaattATACAAACCTTGCcttgacaataaattatgaacagaagaaaaaaaaattattcaaataggtagagccgtttttgaattttatcgaGACTAACGGACagcaatattcattattatatatttatatattatgtatatagataatGACTATCTCAAATATTGAAAAGCTGAATGTATGGTTGTATTCGTAATTTATTTCCATAGAAACAAGTGGCCAACAATAGCTAAAGATTAATGTTTGtcgaatgtttataaaatatgttattacacCTAATACTAATTTAGTAAATCTTTAAGtccaa
Above is a window of Metopolophium dirhodum isolate CAU chromosome 3, ASM1992520v1, whole genome shotgun sequence DNA encoding:
- the LOC132942210 gene encoding formin-binding protein 4-like, producing the protein MVSRADCALPSDKSFFSQKIVAVTTMNRRKLKLDMTHSASDGESKEVENYVNNVKEQIMNATELNSDYVWQECYDDVSGFIYYWNTQTNKVTWEKPEHYEAAHSIDNQDVVNKTKNSRKRLSSDSLPTLDPNSCNGSKKSKLESKVLSALVAYGSDSSEDENEDDKDQKTTILQRLQQKAEMFKQKELAKLSKAKSPDLCETNGQPDILDIIDKEVPPDYLVEKSNKSKSSEKKTTGDIFDILKSEVPPDYVDVTLNNNTGEENKLVPLDINAISKLHSKTVENDSNSKYHSNTDEKLNNFTSDSLKENSLKSINLIANYGEEDLEDLDDQKSESNEKTLSYVQDPCANIKIGFGYSVSSKHKNGGSINFVKGETINVHDNHNSNKNNVFSKHEKETIKNCDMKKSKIHIEDLSLLISSKLHFLSDCENNEKLSTVQVMTIKIDTLMEAWKDNCLNDEYFSKWLDEMAIELCTLEESVAPDGWTCQWDKINTRYYYQNDVDGRTQWQYPTEESERTPSPPMISNASTPPPPNISDHNSCHPEPVDMDIDEDNHKEDTEIIVPPVPGDELSYELNSFYADLAQFESKPAGQIETMIAVPSPEIVETAPKLKTPIDTLKNTQEEEKEIIKPKKKKKVGKLDVGLGLKQKYVSSLVQKWQQIQNEIK